DNA sequence from the Caminibacter pacificus genome:
TTTCAATACTCCAAATGTATCGGTGTTATATAGGGAAGAAATTTGTTCGTAGCTCTCTTCAAAATTTCAATACTCCAAATGTATCGGTGTTATGTATTTTTAGTATTAACAAAAAGCACTAAATGCAAAATTTCAATACTCCAAATGTATCGGTGTTATTTTACCAGAAGGAAGTGTAACATACTTAAAACGAATTTCAATACTCCAAATGTATCGGTGTTATTTTTTAAAAATAACTTTACATATGGTAAAAAATTATTTCAATACTCCAAATGTATCGGTGTTATATTTTTAATGATAATTTTGATTTTGCTTTTTATAATCTATTTCAATACTCCAAATGTATCGGTGTTATGGAAAGGGCATTACTTCTTTTAGCATATGCGTTTAATTTCAATACTCCAAATGTATCGGTGTTATGTGGTTGAGAAAGAAGAAGTCGAAAGACAGGCGTAATTTCAATACTCCAAATGTATCGGTGTTATCCACAACGGGAAATTCAGGGTGCTTAATCTCTTTTTGGATTTCAATACTCCAAATGTATCGGTGTTATTTTTCTCCTGCATTAATTATCTCGACTTCTCCTTCCTATTTCAATACTCCAAATGTATCGGTGTTATTAAATAAGCAAAAAGAAAATGAAACGCTTAAAACATTTCAATACTCCAAATGTATCGGTGTTATATAGGGAAGAAATTTGTTCGTAGCTCTCTTCAAAATTTCAATACTCCAAATGTATCGGTGTTATCCGACCCTCTTCGTCAAGTCCAAGCATTTCTAAAATTTCAATACTCCAAATGTATCGGTGTTATATAACACAAGAAGATGTAAAGAGCTGGAGATTTGACTAATTTCAATACTCCAAATGTATCGGTGTTATTGTTACTAAGTATTTAACTAAGTCTTTAGATTATAAATTTCAATACTCCAAATGTATCGGTGTTATCTTAAAAAGTACGTTAAAACTGCCTATTCTAAGAATTTCAATACTCCAAATGTATCGGTGTTATCGATTGATTTGAGTGAGCTTGACGCTGTTGCTTTATTTCAATACTCCAAATGTATCGGTGTTATTTAAAAGGAGTTAAATTGGAAAAATTAAAATACGAAAATTTCAATACTCCAAATGTATCGGTGTTATGCCTTCAAGTTCAGGCTCAACCCCCGTTAGGGAATATATTTCAATACTCCAAATGTATCGGTGTTATCCGAGCAGACTTTTGAGAAAGAGTTTAAACATAATCTATTTCAATACTCCAAATGTATCGGTGTTATTTGCTCGGGAACAAAGACACGGAAAAACTTATAAAAAAATTTCAATACTCCAAATGTATCGGTGTTATTACAACCGCAACAGACAAAGTCGAAAACCTTACAGCATTTCAATACTCCAAATGTATCGGTGTTATATAAAGATATAGCAATACCTCGTAATGCAAGAATTGGATTTCAATACTCCAAATGTATCGGTGTTATACATTGAATTTTGGGATTTTTTATATATAAAATGCGATTTTATCGCCTTTTTCCAACCAAAACAATTATAACATTAAATTGTCAAAAAAATTTTTATTTTTACGATTATATCGAAGTTTTTAAAAGATTGTCAATAAAAAGAGGTTGGAAAATTAAATAAACATATCGTTTTCTTTTTTGCCAATTGTATCTTCCAAAAAGCTTTCTTTGTTTTTAAGTTTTATAATTGTAATAAAATCCAGTTCTTCATCTATTACATCTTTTAATTCTTTTTGTAGTTTTAAAAGGCGGCTTGGAGTGATTTCACCTCTAAAAA
Encoded proteins:
- the cas2 gene encoding CRISPR-associated endonuclease Cas2, encoding MKKDYKINYVFLMYDIADEESEAGKRRVNKVFKICKKYLTHHQKSVFRGEITPSRLLKLQKELKDVIDEELDFITIIKLKNKESFLEDTIGKKENDMFI